A window of the Tropheryma whipplei str. Twist genome harbors these coding sequences:
- a CDS encoding magnesium transporter MgtE N-terminal domain-containing protein, translated as MSKSVYISRVCGSSVLGPTGDRLGKVKDVLGTPRLRKSPRIIGMVLEIVGKRYIFVSINRVTAIDNGYVATRGVINIQRFRRRSGEICLSQDIVGKKVSIGNNTTARAEDIEILADPAGEWYVGKIFVRTSGNRLFSRGNTCFMHWQDISGLDQVPDYISNPEIKAADLAADIVDMPSTDAARIVEDLPDERLADVLEEMEEPEQAKIIDALDDNRTADILEEMQPDDAVDLIGYMSNKRKEGLLQLMEPEEARKLRLLLGFAHNTAGGMMTSDFVIVSPDTTVAEALALIRRQEIAPALASTVCVALPPYDPPTGRFIGVVHFQALLRQPPYQKLSHIIDTSIEPVLPTIDAEKVSRILATYNLLSLPVIDDRKRLLGIITIDDVLDYVLPKNWRKNEIDSTNNKENMVHNEKE; from the coding sequence ATGAGTAAAAGTGTTTATATCTCAAGGGTCTGTGGCAGTTCGGTCCTCGGGCCAACAGGTGACAGATTGGGAAAGGTCAAAGATGTGTTGGGCACTCCGAGGCTTAGAAAATCCCCTCGAATAATCGGTATGGTCCTTGAAATCGTGGGAAAGCGCTACATATTTGTTTCGATCAACCGAGTCACCGCAATAGACAACGGATACGTCGCAACTCGTGGGGTAATCAATATTCAGAGGTTCAGGCGTAGATCGGGTGAGATATGCCTTTCCCAAGACATCGTCGGTAAAAAAGTCAGTATTGGAAATAACACAACTGCAAGGGCTGAAGATATAGAGATACTTGCAGACCCGGCAGGCGAATGGTATGTCGGAAAGATATTTGTTAGAACCTCGGGAAATAGGCTATTTTCCAGGGGAAATACCTGCTTTATGCACTGGCAGGATATCTCGGGACTTGATCAAGTACCCGACTATATATCTAACCCAGAAATAAAGGCTGCTGACTTGGCGGCAGATATTGTAGACATGCCTTCAACTGATGCTGCCAGGATTGTTGAAGATCTTCCGGATGAGCGACTTGCCGACGTTCTGGAAGAGATGGAAGAGCCGGAGCAGGCAAAGATTATAGACGCCCTTGACGATAATCGCACAGCAGATATTTTGGAAGAGATGCAGCCTGATGATGCTGTGGACCTAATAGGCTATATGTCAAACAAAAGAAAAGAAGGCCTCTTACAACTCATGGAGCCGGAAGAGGCAAGAAAACTTAGGCTTCTTCTCGGTTTTGCGCATAATACAGCAGGCGGCATGATGACCTCTGATTTTGTAATCGTCTCACCGGACACAACGGTTGCCGAAGCCCTAGCCTTGATAAGGCGCCAAGAGATCGCACCAGCCCTTGCATCAACAGTCTGTGTGGCATTACCACCCTATGACCCACCGACCGGGAGGTTCATAGGGGTTGTCCACTTCCAGGCCTTACTGAGACAGCCACCGTATCAGAAACTCTCTCATATAATTGACACGTCTATCGAGCCCGTTCTGCCAACAATTGATGCAGAAAAGGTAAGCAGGATTTTGGCGACCTATAACCTGCTCTCGCTTCCGGTAATCGATGACCGCAAAAGGTTGCTCGGAATAATAACCATTGATGATGTTCTGGACTACGTGTTACCAAAAAATTGGCGTAAAAATGAAATCGACAGTACCAACAATAAAGAGAATATGGTTCACAATGAAAAAGAGTAG
- a CDS encoding DUF1003 domain-containing protein — MKKSSKLHTPLLTSRMRLRYNPGVFEMRTERIALYMGTASFFIFFTTFCILWILWSNYAPNGLRFDSAEIGYPVLTLVLSVLAAYAAPLILLAEIRQWKRESLNMKQMREMADRNIASTEYLAREVADLRLSIAQLITDQQKNNNRLKRLEETEKTIQDFGNDS; from the coding sequence ATGAAAAAGAGTAGCAAGTTACACACTCCGCTTTTAACATCGCGCATGAGGTTGAGGTATAACCCTGGTGTTTTTGAAATGCGAACCGAGAGGATTGCGCTCTATATGGGTACAGCCTCATTCTTCATTTTTTTCACAACATTTTGTATTCTCTGGATTCTTTGGAGTAACTATGCTCCAAACGGTCTTAGATTTGACAGTGCAGAAATTGGATATCCGGTTCTAACACTTGTTCTTTCTGTGCTAGCTGCGTACGCAGCACCATTGATCCTTTTGGCAGAAATTAGACAGTGGAAGCGTGAAAGTCTGAACATGAAACAAATGCGCGAAATGGCCGACCGGAACATTGCCAGCACAGAATATCTGGCGCGTGAAGTTGCCGATTTAAGGTTATCAATAGCACAGCTAATTACAGATCAACAGAAAAACAATAACCGACTGAAGCGCCTTGAGGAGACAGAAAAAACCATACAGGACTTCGGGAACGATTCCTGA
- a CDS encoding Mrp/NBP35 family ATP-binding protein, with product MRRQKKPYRTSGTIPEKFVIEKKLYSAMEKVYDPELHIPITRLGMVKTITADSKTVSILIHITSPTCPAVDKIKQRVTDAASAVCPEHDIKIEIGVMSHQERQNLKEVLNLQKRSNPFKESKTRIIAVTSGKGGVGKSTIVSNLGVGLARMGFSVSVIDADVYGFSIPRMFGIDEDFIPQRENGMIMPANKFGVKLISIGMFMRRRGAVAWRGPLLHRTINQFLCDVNFADPDILLIDMPPGTGDAAITIAQLLPNSEVLVITTPQIVAADVAIRSGQFALSVKQNIIGVVENMSSCPESKLDIFGHGGGKFVAEFLDKQCKKESTAKDNRITNPHEAIDLITCIPLDVNIRKSGDEGVPLLVENKYEGSPGHTALKELYEKIALKLYG from the coding sequence TTGAGGAGACAGAAAAAACCATACAGGACTTCGGGAACGATTCCTGAAAAGTTTGTGATAGAAAAAAAACTCTATTCCGCGATGGAGAAGGTGTATGATCCTGAGCTCCACATACCAATCACACGCCTCGGGATGGTAAAAACCATAACCGCAGATAGCAAAACAGTCTCAATTCTTATACATATAACATCCCCGACTTGCCCAGCGGTGGACAAAATAAAACAAAGAGTTACCGATGCAGCCTCTGCTGTGTGCCCTGAGCACGATATAAAAATTGAAATAGGCGTTATGTCGCACCAAGAACGTCAAAACCTGAAAGAGGTTCTCAATTTACAAAAACGCAGCAACCCATTTAAAGAATCAAAAACAAGAATTATCGCTGTTACAAGCGGCAAAGGTGGAGTGGGTAAATCAACCATAGTATCTAATCTCGGTGTTGGCCTCGCGAGAATGGGCTTTTCTGTATCAGTAATTGATGCTGATGTTTATGGTTTTTCTATACCACGAATGTTCGGCATAGATGAAGATTTTATTCCACAGAGAGAGAATGGCATGATAATGCCTGCCAATAAATTTGGCGTTAAGCTCATTTCCATAGGAATGTTCATGCGCCGTCGAGGGGCAGTTGCGTGGCGGGGACCGCTGCTTCACAGAACAATCAATCAATTTCTATGTGATGTGAATTTTGCTGACCCAGATATTCTTCTAATCGATATGCCTCCCGGCACAGGAGATGCGGCAATAACTATTGCACAGTTATTGCCGAATTCTGAAGTGCTAGTCATAACAACTCCGCAGATTGTTGCCGCTGATGTTGCAATTCGAAGTGGGCAGTTCGCCCTTTCTGTAAAACAGAACATTATCGGTGTGGTTGAAAATATGTCATCTTGCCCGGAAAGTAAACTAGACATTTTTGGCCATGGCGGTGGTAAGTTCGTGGCAGAATTTTTGGATAAACAATGCAAAAAAGAGAGCACCGCGAAAGATAACAGAATTACCAATCCTCATGAAGCAATAGATCTAATAACATGCATTCCGTTGGATGTGAATATACGCAAAAGTGGGGATGAAGGGGTGCCGCTACTCGTTGAAAACAAGTATGAAGGAAGCCCAGGGCATACTGCACTCAAAGAGCTTTACGAAAAAATTGCCTTGAAACTTTACGGATAA
- a CDS encoding tRNA pseudouridine synthase A produces the protein MPILHPRTLANLLLTRESFGNPRKCRLILVNKTRYRLDVAYDGANFCGWAPQPGLRTVGGLILDALRLICSEPPDIVVAARTDAGVHALQQVCHVDLISSPDPVWLLHRLRSLLKSETDLHILSAVKAPVNFHARFSAIGRRYVYRVIDKRSSWYPQNRYFVYRVNAFLQDYRMRRAASGLIGLKDFGAFCKPRRMGSTVRHLRQFEVIRQPDGQIHFFLESDAFCHSMVRNLVGSLIEVGRGALTLQDLFCYTKIAKRTPKIPTLPPHALTLIGIDYPQEHLFECQNRKTRQKRT, from the coding sequence ATGCCGATACTGCACCCGCGGACCCTGGCGAATCTTCTTCTAACCAGAGAGTCATTCGGTAATCCGCGTAAGTGCCGACTTATTCTAGTGAATAAGACCCGATATCGTCTTGATGTTGCATATGATGGAGCGAATTTTTGTGGTTGGGCACCGCAGCCCGGGCTTAGGACCGTCGGTGGTCTCATTCTTGATGCTTTACGCCTTATCTGCAGCGAACCGCCCGACATTGTCGTAGCGGCAAGAACAGATGCTGGTGTTCACGCCCTACAACAAGTGTGTCATGTTGACCTTATTTCATCACCAGACCCTGTTTGGCTTTTGCACAGACTCCGCTCTCTACTGAAATCCGAGACCGACCTTCATATCCTTTCTGCTGTCAAGGCACCGGTGAATTTTCACGCTCGTTTCTCAGCAATAGGCAGAAGATATGTTTACCGTGTCATTGACAAGCGCTCTTCGTGGTATCCCCAGAATAGATATTTTGTTTACAGAGTAAATGCTTTTTTGCAAGATTATCGGATGCGCAGGGCAGCTTCTGGCCTTATTGGGCTAAAGGATTTTGGTGCTTTTTGCAAGCCGCGTCGCATGGGAAGTACAGTACGTCATCTAAGGCAATTTGAAGTTATTAGGCAGCCAGATGGACAGATACATTTCTTTCTCGAATCAGATGCTTTTTGTCACTCTATGGTCAGAAACTTAGTGGGCAGCTTGATAGAAGTGGGTCGTGGGGCACTTACATTACAAGATCTGTTTTGCTATACCAAAATTGCGAAGAGAACGCCAAAAATTCCTACCCTGCCGCCCCATGCACTCACTTTGATTGGCATTGACTATCCGCAGGAACATCTTTTTGAGTGTCAAAACAGAAAAACCCGACAGAAGCGCACTTGA
- the rplQ gene encoding 50S ribosomal protein L17, with protein sequence MPKPSRGPRMCSGPDHERLVLANMSASLFLNKKLRTTEARAKRLRPFAEKLVTLSKRGGLHSRRRALSILRNKAALHELFTNIAPLVEDRNGGYTRITKVGFRSGDGAPMALIELILEPVSARTRGTDTLPDTVTDTGPDSAPDPVPGSEPGSAAGDLPDADTAPADPGESSSNQRVIR encoded by the coding sequence GTGCCTAAGCCAAGCAGAGGCCCGCGTATGTGTTCAGGGCCTGACCATGAGCGGCTCGTTCTTGCGAATATGTCTGCCTCGCTTTTTCTTAACAAGAAACTCCGGACAACTGAGGCCCGCGCGAAGCGTCTTCGCCCCTTTGCCGAGAAGCTGGTCACCCTCTCCAAGAGAGGAGGGTTGCATTCTCGCCGTCGCGCCTTGTCGATTTTGCGTAATAAAGCTGCTTTGCATGAGCTTTTTACCAATATTGCTCCACTTGTTGAGGATCGTAACGGGGGCTATACTCGCATCACTAAAGTTGGTTTTCGATCCGGCGACGGTGCTCCGATGGCGCTTATTGAACTAATTCTGGAGCCCGTTTCCGCACGCACCCGCGGCACTGATACGCTGCCTGATACTGTTACCGATACAGGTCCTGATAGTGCGCCCGATCCCGTCCCGGGCAGTGAGCCGGGTAGCGCAGCGGGTGATTTGCCTGATGCCGATACTGCACCCGCGGACCCTGGCGAATCTTCTTCTAACCAGAGAGTCATTCGGTAA
- a CDS encoding DNA-directed RNA polymerase subunit alpha: MLIAHRPTLIEKKVSDIRSRFIIEPLEPGFGYTLGNSLRRTLLSSIPGAAVTSINIQGVMHEFSTIPGVKEDVTEIVLNVKRLVISSEIDEPFTVRLYKTGEGEVLAKDIEVPTGIEIGNGDLVIATLAKDAVFDMQLTIERGRGYVSAEQNRNDGMSLAGHIPVDSIYSPVHKVTYRVEATRAGERTDFDRLIIDVETKPSILPRDAVASAGKTLCELFGLARELNSQAEGVEFGVDSMIPESDEDLRIPIEDLGLSVRSYNCLKREGVNYVSELLGFSEQELLDIRNFGQKSADEVQEKLAELGHSLKGSVPGFDGSYFDPNYGS; encoded by the coding sequence TTGCTGATTGCCCACCGCCCGACACTGATTGAAAAGAAAGTTTCTGATATTCGCTCGCGATTTATTATTGAGCCTCTTGAGCCTGGCTTTGGCTATACCCTGGGCAATTCGCTTCGGCGCACACTTCTCTCTTCGATTCCGGGCGCAGCGGTGACATCGATAAACATCCAGGGTGTTATGCACGAGTTTAGCACTATTCCAGGTGTTAAGGAAGATGTAACCGAGATTGTTTTAAATGTGAAGCGTCTGGTTATTTCAAGTGAGATTGACGAGCCGTTTACTGTCCGTCTATATAAAACCGGTGAGGGTGAGGTTTTGGCAAAGGACATAGAGGTGCCAACCGGCATAGAAATAGGTAATGGTGATCTTGTAATTGCAACCCTCGCCAAAGATGCGGTTTTTGACATGCAGCTTACAATAGAGCGAGGCAGGGGATATGTTTCAGCGGAACAGAATAGAAATGATGGAATGTCTCTTGCTGGGCATATTCCGGTAGATTCGATCTATTCTCCTGTTCATAAAGTAACCTATCGCGTTGAGGCTACGCGTGCCGGTGAGAGGACGGACTTTGATCGCCTGATAATCGATGTCGAGACTAAGCCTTCGATTCTTCCCAGAGATGCAGTTGCAAGTGCAGGGAAGACTCTTTGCGAGCTGTTTGGCCTTGCACGCGAACTGAATTCTCAGGCCGAGGGTGTTGAGTTTGGTGTTGATTCTATGATCCCGGAAAGTGATGAAGATCTGCGTATTCCGATTGAGGACTTGGGGCTCTCGGTAAGATCCTATAACTGCTTGAAGCGCGAAGGTGTAAATTATGTCAGTGAACTCCTGGGTTTTTCCGAGCAAGAGCTCTTGGATATAAGAAATTTCGGACAGAAATCTGCTGATGAGGTCCAGGAGAAGTTAGCTGAGCTGGGTCACAGCCTTAAGGGAAGCGTCCCGGGGTTTGATGGCTCTTACTTTGATCCGAATTATGGTTCGTAG
- the rpsK gene encoding 30S ribosomal protein S11: protein MSKQAQSRSRKKARKNIPAGLAHIKSTFNNTIVTITDLSGNVIGWSSSGAVGFKGSRKSTPYAAQMAADAAARSAQEHGVKKVDVFVKGPGSGRETAIRSLQTAGLEIGSISDTTPLAFNGCRPPKKRLV, encoded by the coding sequence TTGTCAAAACAGGCTCAGAGTAGGTCGCGCAAAAAAGCTAGGAAAAATATCCCTGCAGGCCTTGCCCATATAAAGTCAACTTTCAATAACACGATTGTTACGATAACCGACCTATCTGGCAATGTGATTGGCTGGTCATCGAGTGGTGCAGTTGGCTTTAAAGGATCCAGAAAGTCAACACCCTATGCCGCACAGATGGCAGCCGATGCTGCCGCTCGCTCTGCTCAGGAGCACGGAGTGAAGAAAGTGGATGTGTTTGTAAAGGGTCCGGGTTCCGGCAGGGAGACTGCCATACGGTCCCTCCAGACGGCAGGTCTTGAGATAGGCTCCATAAGCGACACGACCCCTCTTGCGTTCAATGGATGTCGCCCCCCTAAGAAACGCCTGGTTTAA
- the rpsM gene encoding 30S ribosomal protein S13 produces the protein MARVAGVDIPGNKRVEIGLTYICGIGPTRSRHALTAAGISFDTRVKDLTDDQLVALRAHIQNSYRIEGDLRREVASDIRRKVEIGCYQGLRHRRGLPVNGQRTRTNARSSKGPRRTVAGKKKAR, from the coding sequence GTGGCGCGCGTAGCTGGCGTTGATATTCCCGGTAATAAGCGGGTTGAGATTGGCCTGACATATATCTGTGGCATAGGTCCCACGCGCTCTCGACATGCTCTAACTGCTGCGGGTATTTCATTTGATACGAGAGTGAAAGATCTGACCGATGATCAGTTGGTTGCCCTGCGTGCACACATACAGAATAGTTATAGAATCGAGGGTGATCTTCGTCGTGAGGTTGCTTCCGACATACGTCGTAAGGTTGAGATTGGCTGCTATCAGGGTTTGCGCCATCGGAGGGGTTTACCTGTTAATGGGCAGAGAACTAGAACCAATGCCAGAAGCAGCAAGGGCCCTCGCCGCACGGTCGCTGGAAAGAAAAAGGCGAGGTAG
- the rpmJ gene encoding 50S ribosomal protein L36 produces the protein MKVKPSVKKICGVCKVIRRNGRVAVLCSNPRHKQRQG, from the coding sequence GTGAAGGTAAAGCCTAGCGTAAAGAAGATTTGTGGGGTCTGTAAGGTAATTCGCAGGAATGGTCGCGTTGCTGTTTTGTGTTCGAATCCCAGGCATAAGCAGCGGCAGGGCTAA
- the infA gene encoding translation initiation factor IF-1, protein MAKKDGVIELEGSVLEALPNATFRVELSNGHKVLAHISGRMRQHYIRILPEDRVVVELSPYDLARGRIVYRYK, encoded by the coding sequence GTGGCGAAAAAGGATGGGGTGATCGAACTTGAGGGCTCCGTGCTTGAGGCGCTTCCCAACGCCACTTTTAGGGTTGAGTTGAGTAATGGGCACAAAGTCCTGGCTCATATTTCTGGAAGGATGCGGCAGCACTATATAAGGATTCTTCCAGAGGACAGGGTTGTTGTTGAGCTTAGTCCGTATGATCTGGCCAGGGGTCGTATTGTGTATCGCTACAAGTAG
- a CDS encoding aminodeoxychorismate lyase, producing MNTEYLHVLWFNPDTDCEPRFYDVHHPLIPATSDAINRGVGVFETIGILSGRILNLDEHLERMCTSANRLGLRSIEPDRWRSLILQSAKKIADQERAGLRVVYARNSNRSYLAWIAAFAVRDPDALSKGIKVITLQRGVRSDAGRLYPWLLFGAKTVSYAVNMHALEVAQARGADDAIFLSEDGLVLEGTTSNLIAYNKGAFITPCPRTMSILPGTTQKRLFMLLEAEGKKTLETSVATEALYNSEGVWLTSSVRMITPVVSVDGNRVRFDPGLTDWLNELLARSAV from the coding sequence GTGAATACCGAGTATTTGCACGTTTTGTGGTTTAACCCCGATACTGATTGTGAGCCCCGTTTTTATGACGTGCATCACCCGCTCATTCCTGCCACATCGGATGCAATAAATCGTGGTGTTGGTGTATTTGAAACAATTGGAATTCTATCGGGCAGGATACTGAATTTAGATGAACATCTTGAGAGAATGTGCACCTCCGCTAATCGCTTGGGCCTGAGGTCTATTGAACCGGATAGATGGAGGAGCCTAATCTTACAATCTGCAAAAAAAATTGCTGATCAAGAGCGAGCTGGACTCAGGGTTGTGTATGCCAGGAATAGCAATCGGTCTTATTTGGCATGGATAGCAGCTTTTGCTGTACGTGACCCAGATGCGCTTAGCAAAGGTATAAAAGTAATAACTCTTCAACGGGGTGTGCGGTCCGATGCAGGTCGACTGTATCCCTGGCTTCTTTTTGGTGCAAAAACTGTTTCCTATGCGGTAAACATGCATGCACTCGAGGTGGCACAGGCGCGCGGTGCGGATGATGCAATTTTCCTCAGTGAAGATGGACTTGTACTTGAGGGAACAACATCCAATCTTATTGCCTACAACAAGGGCGCTTTTATAACCCCATGCCCTCGGACAATGAGTATTCTCCCCGGCACAACACAGAAGAGGCTGTTTATGCTTTTGGAAGCCGAGGGTAAAAAAACACTTGAGACTTCTGTCGCCACTGAGGCATTGTACAATTCCGAGGGTGTATGGCTTACTTCAAGTGTGAGAATGATTACCCCGGTGGTTTCTGTGGATGGAAACCGTGTGCGCTTTGACCCGGGTTTGACCGATTGGCTAAACGAGTTACTGGCTCGGTCAGCTGTTTAA
- a CDS encoding adenylate kinase family protein: protein MVGPPGSGKGTQCGLIQSRLGISVIATGDVFRERMKTDMALRDIVSSGGYVSDSTTNRIVEDCLDKEDVSSGFVLDGYPRTLQQLDFLEGFLKRRALTLDAVFSLEVATDLLIERLRARSKESGRTDDRDSVIARRLEIYTEMTLPIIDACEEKGLLHRIDASKGIEEVFQSIKDVFDRVTI, encoded by the coding sequence ATGGTCGGCCCTCCGGGGTCTGGAAAAGGTACCCAGTGTGGTCTTATTCAGAGCAGACTTGGTATATCTGTCATCGCAACCGGTGATGTGTTTCGTGAACGCATGAAAACTGATATGGCACTAAGGGACATTGTGTCATCAGGTGGTTATGTTTCTGATTCGACGACCAATCGCATTGTAGAGGACTGCCTTGACAAGGAGGATGTGTCCTCCGGGTTTGTCCTTGATGGGTATCCACGAACCCTGCAACAGCTGGACTTTCTAGAGGGCTTTTTAAAACGACGTGCCCTTACGCTGGATGCCGTCTTTAGCTTGGAGGTTGCGACAGATCTCCTAATTGAGAGGCTGCGTGCCCGATCAAAGGAGTCTGGCCGTACTGACGACAGAGATTCTGTGATTGCTCGTAGATTGGAAATCTATACCGAAATGACCTTGCCGATTATCGATGCCTGCGAAGAAAAGGGACTGCTTCACAGGATAGATGCTTCCAAGGGTATAGAGGAAGTTTTTCAGTCCATCAAAGATGTATTTGACAGGGTGACAATTTAA
- the secY gene encoding preprotein translocase subunit SecY — MFGVVRRMFSTTDLRRKLLFSVFIIVIFRLGSFIPSPYVNFTNVQVCLAANSGATGIYELINLFSGGALLQLSVFALGVMPYITSSIIIQLLRVVVPRFEQLYKQGQEGQAKLIQYTRYLTIGLAVLQSTTLITVARSGALFAASNSPACSSLLTDDSWYSTIIIVIVMTAGTGLIMWLGELITERGIGNGMSILIFTSIAAGFPGVLVGVYQTRGFGMFSTVVITSLVVMVGVVFVEQSQRRVPVQYAKRVVGRRILGGGSTYLPIKLNMAGVVPVIFASAILRVPSIIAQFSQPAPGQPPAAWVVWINENFTTGNSPFYIALYFFMIVGFTYFYVAVTFNPTEIADNMKNYGGFISGIRPGVPTANYLSYIIKRITLPGSLYLGIVSLIPLIAFALFGLSADIPLGGTSVLIMVGVGLDTVKQIDAQMQQRHYRGLLTA, encoded by the coding sequence TTGTTTGGCGTAGTTAGGCGGATGTTTTCCACCACGGATCTAAGGCGGAAACTTCTCTTCAGCGTTTTTATCATTGTTATTTTTAGGCTTGGTTCGTTCATTCCATCCCCGTACGTAAATTTTACGAATGTTCAGGTATGTCTCGCCGCCAATTCCGGTGCGACTGGTATATACGAACTAATCAACTTGTTCAGCGGCGGTGCGCTACTTCAGCTCTCTGTTTTTGCCCTGGGTGTTATGCCGTATATAACTTCTTCAATTATTATTCAGCTCCTAAGGGTTGTTGTACCCAGATTCGAGCAGCTCTACAAACAGGGTCAAGAGGGCCAGGCCAAGCTTATCCAGTACACCCGATACCTTACAATAGGCCTCGCGGTGTTGCAGTCTACAACCCTTATAACAGTTGCACGATCCGGTGCGCTTTTTGCGGCATCTAATAGCCCGGCATGCTCTTCGCTTCTAACGGATGATAGCTGGTATTCGACCATAATAATCGTTATTGTCATGACAGCTGGTACAGGTCTTATTATGTGGCTTGGTGAGCTTATAACCGAGCGCGGTATTGGTAACGGGATGAGCATCTTGATTTTTACCTCGATTGCTGCAGGGTTCCCCGGTGTGCTTGTTGGGGTGTATCAGACAAGAGGTTTTGGGATGTTTTCGACTGTTGTCATCACCTCCCTTGTGGTTATGGTCGGAGTTGTTTTTGTGGAACAATCGCAAAGGCGTGTGCCTGTCCAGTACGCAAAGCGGGTCGTTGGCAGACGTATCCTCGGTGGCGGTAGTACGTATTTGCCCATAAAACTGAATATGGCTGGGGTTGTTCCTGTTATCTTTGCTTCCGCCATATTGCGCGTTCCGTCTATTATTGCCCAGTTTAGCCAGCCAGCTCCGGGACAGCCTCCAGCAGCTTGGGTTGTTTGGATAAACGAGAATTTTACAACAGGAAACAGTCCGTTCTATATTGCCCTGTACTTCTTTATGATTGTTGGTTTTACTTATTTTTATGTTGCTGTTACCTTTAACCCAACTGAGATAGCTGACAATATGAAGAATTATGGGGGCTTTATATCAGGTATACGTCCTGGGGTTCCGACCGCAAATTATCTTTCATACATAATCAAGCGCATTACACTGCCCGGTTCTCTGTATTTAGGTATCGTTTCCCTGATACCGCTAATTGCCTTTGCCCTCTTCGGGTTGAGTGCAGATATTCCCCTCGGCGGGACCTCTGTGCTGATTATGGTTGGTGTTGGCCTGGATACCGTAAAACAGATTGATGCGCAAATGCAACAGAGGCATTACAGGGGCTTGTTGACAGCCTAA
- the rplO gene encoding 50S ribosomal protein L15 — MRLIKLHHLRPAPGSRRARVRVGRGEGSKGKTAGRGTKGTKARAPVRPGFAGGQIPLHMSIPKLKGFKNHKKVEYSVISIKRLCEAYPSGGVVTRDNVMSVIGKKRGFVKLLSDGEVTVKFDITVDKASAAAVEKITSAAGTVTQAR; from the coding sequence GTGCGTCTTATTAAACTGCATCACTTACGCCCTGCACCCGGTTCTCGGAGAGCCCGTGTTCGAGTTGGTAGGGGTGAGGGTTCTAAGGGTAAGACAGCTGGCCGTGGAACTAAGGGAACAAAGGCCCGTGCGCCCGTTAGACCCGGCTTTGCAGGCGGCCAGATCCCTTTGCACATGAGCATCCCAAAGCTAAAGGGTTTCAAGAATCACAAAAAGGTTGAGTATTCGGTTATTTCAATAAAGCGTTTGTGTGAAGCTTATCCTAGCGGCGGTGTTGTGACCAGGGATAATGTGATGTCTGTTATTGGTAAAAAAAGGGGTTTTGTTAAGCTTCTCTCAGATGGTGAAGTGACCGTGAAGTTTGATATTACTGTTGACAAAGCCTCCGCCGCGGCCGTGGAGAAGATAACATCCGCGGCGGGTACGGTAACCCAAGCGCGCTAA
- the rpmD gene encoding 50S ribosomal protein L30 — MLGLAVTRLRITQIRSSVGEKQNKRGSLRSLRLRHVGDTVDCDDTPQVRGYISACSHLVRVEEIH, encoded by the coding sequence GTGTTGGGGCTAGCAGTGACACGGCTTAGAATTACCCAGATTCGATCTTCAGTTGGTGAGAAGCAGAATAAGCGTGGCTCTCTTCGCAGTTTGCGCCTGAGACATGTTGGTGATACTGTCGACTGTGATGATACCCCTCAAGTGAGAGGGTACATCAGTGCATGCAGTCATCTTGTGAGAGTTGAGGAGATTCATTGA